The genomic window atatatatattatgtaaTTTTATATCTGTAGTCAAATATTTATTGAAACTTGGAGTAAATGGAATTATGTAATATATGCATTTTCAAAAACAAAGcgaaaaaaaatatccatttttatctatgcaaaaaataaacacaatttactaaataaaatatcatatattatttttaaattttagaaagaaaaattaaatttatgcCACTTTTAATATGTGTAGGAAAATAATTTGGATTTGTTTGATTCTtctattaactttttttagtaactcaatatatatgtatacttCTAGTTTGCAATTTTCACACACTTTTTAGTAGatacatatttttcttattttattccggattttttaattttttttttttatatttatgtatatataaatatgtacaGGATCAAGTTATGAGATAAAGGtcaaaaaattatcaaaaaattttgaatcgaaaataaataatttattatttgatttaagtttaaaaaaagtaaagaaaCTAGAAGATAATTCTTTCAcagaatatgaaaaaaagaaaaagggaaattttaaaattttcaattttcaaaaagaaaatgaatataaaataaaaatagataacttaaaaaatgaagatgaaaaaaaattatatttatttaaaaatggaTCATCTGTAAATCTAAAAAATTCTAATTTTGCTACAGAATCTTCATACTTTGtacatataaaaagaaatgacccatatttatctaaaatgaacaaaattaaagaagataaaagaaatgaatcAACAAATAATATTACAAATTCCTTCATTCaaattagaaaattattatcaGATGATAAAGAATtgttaaaagaatataaaaatttaatgaatacAATTAATGACTATTTAGATAAAGCAAAGGTTTATTTCATTACAGCAATTTCTTTAGATGATCTTGGTGATTTTTACATTAATAATCGtcataatgaaaattataatcaagattttaaattttataatcatgtaactaaaagaaatattgaggattttcataaatattcaCTGAAAGCTTTAGATTTCAATAGTGAAACAAAAGATGAAATGAGAGcaaaattttttagtttactattactaaaaaaagacttaaaaaaaaaggaattatatgaaaaaaaattgctCCATTTTAAGTCAAAAATAGTAGAGAGtcaaaaaattacaaaagaACATAATGAAACAtgttcaaaaa from Plasmodium relictum strain SGS1 genome assembly, contig: PRELSG_00_v1_7, whole genome shotgun sequence includes these protein-coding regions:
- a CDS encoding reticulocyte binding protein, putative — protein: MCRKIIWICLILLLTFFRSSYEIKVKKLSKNFESKINNLLFDLSLKKVKKLEDNSFTEYEKKKKGNFKIFNFQKENEYKIKIDNLKNEDEKKLYLFKNGSSVNLKNSNFATESSYFVHIKRNDPYLSKMNKIKEDKRNESTNNITNSFIQIRKLLSDDKELLKEYKNLMNTINDYLDKAKVYFITAISLDDLGDFYINNRHNENYNQDFKFYNHVTKRNIEDFHKYSLKALDFNSETKDEMRAKFFSLLLLKKDLKKKELYEKKLLHFKSKIVESQKITKEHNETCSKKMNDVFANLQYNLSYRYCWGNFCNLRECSSTDYYGKICCYLLNCLNNIMSSRYLSRIKNVINKDLDNNFITEVDVFLNSLKLEEIKKRNSQRNVKIHLIMLIEKIRDIKNDYVKQSNFAYTSFNKLVKLQNDSLNVSFSRWNISRELAPVPIEFKRVFHYLDWNEELRENFYHYKREFYILFYGL